One stretch of Bosea vaviloviae DNA includes these proteins:
- a CDS encoding ABC transporter ATP-binding protein encodes MSPILVLDAVSVKLPKGADRSHAMTEVTLSVAANEILCVVGESGSGKSMTANAIMRLLPGGVEIDGGRILFEGHDLAGVSEAQMRGVRGAGIAMIFQEPMTALNPLRSIGDQIGEMFEIHTQLSKAEIGARVLALLEEVRIPDPALAAKAYPHELSGGQRQRAMIAMALALDPKVLIADEPTTALDVTTQAQILELIRDLQKRKGTAVLFITHDFGVVAEIADRVAVMSQGRVVEQGSVGAVLDNPQHAYTRQLIAAVPPLKAPPPRALSSEPILSMEHVSKTYRTGGFLGRGQRVTHAVKDVSLVLPKGGTLGIVGESGSGKSTLARCLVRLIDPESGEIRLNGRDLACLSREEMRAETRHIQMVFQDPFASLNPRRKAGELVAQGLIVHGTPRPQALIRARELFALVGLDPSATDRYPHEFSGGQRQRIGLARALALEPDVLVADEPVSALDVSVQAQVLKLLAELRQRLGLSIVFITHDLRVAAQVCDLVAVMKSGEVVEAGSIGDVFGNPQHAYTRALLASIPGRDFGLKREAVTA; translated from the coding sequence ATGAGCCCGATCCTCGTTCTCGACGCCGTCAGCGTGAAGCTGCCGAAGGGTGCGGACCGCTCGCACGCCATGACAGAGGTGACGCTTTCGGTCGCCGCCAATGAAATCCTCTGCGTCGTCGGCGAATCCGGCTCCGGCAAATCGATGACCGCCAATGCGATCATGCGGCTGCTGCCGGGCGGCGTCGAAATCGACGGCGGGCGCATCCTGTTCGAGGGGCACGACCTCGCCGGCGTCAGCGAGGCGCAGATGCGCGGGGTGCGCGGCGCCGGCATCGCGATGATCTTCCAGGAGCCGATGACGGCGCTCAACCCGCTGCGCTCGATCGGCGACCAGATCGGCGAGATGTTCGAGATTCACACGCAGCTCTCGAAAGCCGAGATCGGCGCGCGCGTGCTGGCGCTGCTCGAAGAGGTTCGCATCCCCGATCCCGCGCTCGCCGCAAAGGCCTATCCGCACGAACTCTCCGGCGGCCAGCGCCAGCGCGCCATGATCGCGATGGCGCTGGCGCTCGATCCGAAAGTCCTGATTGCCGACGAGCCGACGACGGCGCTCGACGTGACGACGCAGGCGCAGATCCTCGAGCTGATCCGCGACCTGCAGAAGCGCAAGGGCACGGCCGTGCTGTTCATCACCCATGATTTCGGCGTCGTCGCCGAGATCGCCGACCGGGTCGCGGTGATGAGCCAGGGCCGCGTCGTCGAGCAGGGCAGCGTCGGCGCCGTCCTCGACAATCCGCAGCACGCCTATACCAGGCAGCTCATCGCGGCCGTGCCGCCGCTGAAAGCGCCGCCGCCGCGCGCGCTTTCGTCCGAGCCGATTCTGAGCATGGAGCATGTCTCCAAGACCTACCGCACCGGCGGCTTCCTCGGGCGCGGGCAGCGCGTGACCCATGCGGTCAAGGATGTCTCGCTGGTGCTGCCCAAGGGCGGCACGCTCGGCATCGTCGGTGAGTCCGGCTCCGGCAAATCGACGCTCGCGCGCTGCCTCGTGCGCCTGATCGACCCGGAAAGCGGCGAGATCCGCCTGAACGGCCGTGATCTGGCCTGCCTGAGCCGTGAGGAGATGCGGGCGGAGACCCGCCATATCCAGATGGTCTTCCAGGACCCCTTCGCCTCGCTCAATCCACGCCGCAAGGCCGGCGAATTGGTGGCGCAGGGGCTGATCGTGCATGGCACGCCGCGCCCGCAGGCTCTGATCCGCGCCAGGGAGCTCTTCGCACTGGTCGGGCTCGACCCTTCAGCGACCGATCGCTATCCGCATGAGTTCTCCGGCGGCCAGCGCCAGAGGATCGGCCTTGCCCGTGCCCTGGCGCTGGAGCCGGATGTTCTGGTCGCCGACGAGCCCGTCTCGGCGCTCGACGTTTCCGTCCAGGCGCAGGTGCTGAAGCTCCTGGCGGAGCTGCGCCAACGGCTTGGCCTGTCGATCGTCTTCATCACCCATGATTTGCGCGTCGCGGCGCAGGTCTGCGATCTCGTCGCGGTGATGAAGAGCGGCGAGGTGGTCGAGGCCGGCTCTATCGGAGACGTCTTCGGCAACCCGCAGCATGCCTATACGCGGGCGCTGCTCGCCTCGATTCCCGGCCGCGACTTCGGATTGAAGCGCGAGGCCGTGACGGCATAG
- a CDS encoding ABC transporter permease, translated as MALVRLYLRSPSAIIGLVLLFAVLAMAATAGWLYPKDPLALAGRPLVWPFSNPRFLLGTDNSGRDIAAQIFHGARISLLIGVVATVISIMIGITIGAFAGYYGGWVDTALMRVTEAFQTLPNFLLLLVLVAVFGSTITTVTVAIGIVSWPASARLTRAEFLSLRNREFVQAGRTLGLKDAKLIFGEILPNALPPVIVYASVVMAVAILLESALAFLKLSDPNVASWGNLIGAGRDVLRVQWYVSAIPGIAILVTVLAVSLVGQGLNDALNPRLRGR; from the coding sequence ATGGCGCTGGTGAGACTCTATCTCCGCAGCCCCTCGGCCATCATCGGCCTGGTGCTGCTATTCGCCGTGCTCGCCATGGCCGCCACCGCGGGCTGGCTTTATCCGAAGGACCCGCTGGCGCTGGCCGGGCGGCCGCTGGTCTGGCCGTTCAGCAATCCGCGCTTCCTGCTCGGCACCGACAATTCCGGCCGCGACATCGCCGCCCAGATCTTCCACGGCGCGCGCATCTCGCTCCTGATCGGCGTGGTGGCGACGGTGATCTCGATCATGATCGGCATCACCATCGGCGCCTTCGCCGGCTATTATGGCGGCTGGGTCGATACCGCGCTGATGCGTGTCACCGAAGCCTTCCAGACGCTGCCGAACTTCCTGCTGCTGCTGGTGCTGGTCGCGGTCTTCGGCTCGACCATCACCACGGTGACGGTCGCGATCGGCATCGTCTCCTGGCCGGCCTCGGCGCGGTTGACGCGCGCCGAATTCCTGTCGCTGCGCAATCGCGAATTCGTCCAGGCCGGGCGCACGCTCGGCCTCAAGGACGCCAAGCTGATCTTCGGCGAGATCCTGCCCAACGCCCTGCCCCCGGTGATCGTCTATGCCAGCGTCGTGATGGCGGTCGCGATCCTGCTGGAAAGCGCGCTCGCCTTCCTCAAGCTGTCGGACCCCAATGTCGCCTCCTGGGGCAATCTGATCGGCGCCGGCCGCGATGTGCTGCGGGTGCAATGGTATGTCTCGGCCATTCCCGGCATCGCGATCCTCGTCACCGTGCTCGCCGTCTCGCTGGTCGGTCAGGGGCTCAACGACGCGCTCAACCCGAGGCTCAGAGGTCGATGA
- a CDS encoding ABC transporter permease: MRVLVLAGRRLAASIPTLVLILIGVFLLLQFAPGDTVDAMMAQMGGGDAATARDLRRFYGLDLSVWAQLGNYLWRLVRFDLGFSAIYGKPVATVIAERLPVTILLMTASLSLAFFFGLILGVIAARGVNRWPDTLISTLGLVFYAMPTFWFGLMAIVVFAIYLQWLPAGGFEDITIAHTGLSRTFDIAQHLVLPTLTLGLFYMAIYLRIMRGSMLEVLNLDFVRTARAKGMDETRVVVRHVLRNALLPMVTLIGLQAGTMLGGSVVVESVFSLPGLGRLAYESVVQRDLNTLLGIVFVSALLVITINFIVDLLYARLDPRITTGA, translated from the coding sequence ATGCGCGTTCTCGTTCTAGCGGGGCGGCGGCTTGCCGCCTCGATCCCGACGCTGGTCCTGATCCTGATCGGCGTGTTCCTGCTGCTGCAATTCGCACCGGGCGACACGGTCGATGCGATGATGGCGCAGATGGGCGGCGGCGATGCGGCGACCGCGCGAGATCTGCGCCGGTTCTATGGCCTGGACCTCTCGGTCTGGGCCCAGCTCGGCAATTATCTCTGGCGATTGGTCCGGTTCGATCTCGGCTTCTCCGCGATTTACGGCAAGCCGGTCGCGACCGTGATCGCGGAGCGGCTGCCGGTAACGATCCTGCTGATGACCGCCTCGCTGTCGCTCGCCTTCTTCTTCGGGCTGATCCTGGGCGTCATCGCGGCGCGCGGCGTCAACCGCTGGCCAGACACGCTGATCTCGACGCTCGGCCTCGTCTTCTATGCGATGCCGACCTTCTGGTTCGGGTTGATGGCGATTGTCGTCTTCGCGATCTACCTGCAATGGCTGCCCGCCGGCGGGTTTGAAGACATCACGATCGCTCATACCGGCCTGTCGCGCACATTCGACATCGCGCAGCACCTCGTGCTGCCGACGCTGACGCTCGGCCTGTTCTACATGGCGATCTATCTGCGCATCATGCGCGGCTCGATGCTGGAGGTGCTGAACCTCGATTTTGTTCGCACGGCCCGGGCCAAGGGCATGGACGAGACGCGGGTCGTGGTGCGCCATGTCCTGCGCAATGCGCTCCTGCCGATGGTGACGCTGATCGGCCTGCAGGCCGGCACGATGCTGGGCGGCTCGGTCGTGGTCGAGAGCGTGTTCTCGCTGCCGGGGCTCGGGCGCCTCGCCTATGAATCGGTGGTGCAGCGCGACCTCAACACCTTGCTCGGCATCGTCTTCGTCTCGGCGCTGCTGGTGATAACAATCAATTTCATCGTCGACCTGCTCTATGCCCGGCTCGACCCGCGCATCACCACGGGGGCCTGA
- a CDS encoding ABC transporter substrate-binding protein has product MDMTRRAALLTSAAIAANVLNPMRSFAQATPRKGGVFTVHYGAEQRQLNPSLQASTGVYIIGGKIQEQLVDLDAAGQPVGVLAESWEAAPDGKTITFKLRKGVSWHDGKPFTSADVQFTAMEMWKKILNYGTTLQLFLTAVDTPDPLTAVFRYERPMPLALLLRALPDLGYISPRHLYEGKGDIRQNPVNLAPVGTGPFKFVTYERGQHVIADRNADYWRQNAPYLDRIVWRVVTDRAAAAAQMEAGQIHYSPFSGLTISDSARLAKDPRFIVSTKGNEGNARTNTVEFNIRRKELADIRVRQAIAHALDIPFFIENFLGDFAKRGTGPVPSVSTDFYPADNGPQYPFDKKLSAKLLDEAGFKAGAGGTRFSLRLLPAPWGEDISLFATFIQQSLSEVGIKIEVVRTDGGGFLKQVYDDHAFDLATGWHQYRNDPAVSTTVWYRSGQPKGAPWTNQWGWTDPTIDKIIDDAATEVDVAKRKALYGDFVRRANTELPIWTPIEQIFLTVINAKARNHSNTPRWGSSSWHDLWLAE; this is encoded by the coding sequence ATGGACATGACCCGCCGCGCCGCGCTTTTGACCAGCGCCGCCATTGCCGCGAATGTGCTGAACCCGATGCGCTCCTTCGCGCAGGCGACGCCGCGGAAAGGCGGAGTCTTCACGGTGCATTACGGCGCGGAGCAGCGCCAGTTGAACCCGAGCCTGCAGGCCTCGACCGGCGTCTACATCATCGGCGGCAAGATCCAGGAGCAGCTGGTCGACCTCGACGCGGCCGGCCAGCCGGTCGGCGTTCTGGCCGAGAGCTGGGAGGCCGCGCCCGACGGCAAGACCATCACCTTCAAGCTGCGCAAGGGCGTCAGCTGGCATGACGGCAAGCCCTTCACCTCGGCGGATGTGCAGTTCACCGCCATGGAGATGTGGAAGAAGATCCTGAACTACGGCACGACGCTGCAGCTCTTCCTCACCGCCGTCGACACGCCCGACCCGCTGACCGCCGTGTTCCGCTATGAGCGGCCGATGCCGCTGGCCCTGCTGCTGCGGGCGCTGCCCGATCTCGGCTACATCTCGCCGCGCCATCTCTATGAGGGCAAGGGCGACATCCGGCAGAACCCGGTCAATCTCGCGCCGGTCGGAACCGGCCCGTTCAAATTCGTGACCTATGAGCGCGGCCAGCATGTCATCGCCGACCGCAACGCCGATTACTGGCGGCAAAACGCGCCCTATCTCGACCGCATCGTCTGGCGCGTCGTCACCGATCGCGCCGCAGCGGCCGCCCAGATGGAAGCCGGCCAGATCCATTACAGCCCGTTCTCGGGCCTGACGATCTCGGACTCCGCCCGCCTCGCCAAGGATCCGCGCTTCATCGTCTCGACCAAGGGCAATGAAGGCAATGCCCGCACCAACACGGTGGAGTTCAACATCCGCCGCAAGGAGCTCGCCGATATCCGCGTCCGCCAGGCGATCGCGCATGCGCTCGACATCCCCTTCTTCATCGAGAATTTTCTGGGCGATTTCGCCAAGCGCGGCACCGGGCCGGTGCCCTCGGTCTCAACCGATTTCTACCCGGCCGATAACGGCCCGCAGTACCCGTTCGACAAGAAGCTCTCAGCCAAGCTCCTCGACGAGGCCGGCTTCAAGGCCGGCGCTGGCGGCACGCGCTTCTCGCTGCGGCTGTTGCCCGCGCCCTGGGGCGAGGACATCTCGCTCTTCGCCACCTTCATCCAGCAGTCGCTCTCCGAGGTCGGTATCAAAATCGAGGTCGTACGCACCGATGGCGGCGGCTTCCTGAAGCAGGTCTATGACGACCACGCCTTCGACCTCGCCACCGGCTGGCACCAATACCGCAACGACCCGGCCGTCTCGACGACGGTGTGGTATCGCTCCGGCCAGCCAAAGGGTGCGCCCTGGACCAACCAATGGGGCTGGACCGACCCGACCATCGACAAGATCATCGACGATGCCGCCACCGAGGTCGATGTCGCCAAGCGCAAGGCGCTCTATGGCGATTTCGTGCGCCGGGCCAACACGGAACTCCCGATCTGGACGCCGATCGAGCAGATCTTCCTGACCGTGATCAACGCCAAGGCCCGCAACCACTCCAACACGCCGCGCTGGGGCTCCAGCTCATGGCACGATTTGTGGTTGGCGGAGTGA
- a CDS encoding VOC family protein yields MPLKHVLGIDHVMVTVRDLDASAAAWKRLGFTVSPRGTHSPHLGSGNYTIMFGEDYIELLGILTETEHNKPMRDFLKTREGVERVAFTTDDAAAGVAELQARGIAADGPVHFGRPVELPGGRVGEAKFNVFRWPLDENPGGLRIFACQHLTRETVWVPEWQSHANGATRIRRVEVLTADPKAAAAHLSRLIDEPASEVEGGWQVPSGGKRADVLFSEAAAFARRYPQAARTGTPPEGLASVVLESADVELTKAALGAEALAHDGAVSVPASAANGIVVSFVPQ; encoded by the coding sequence ATGCCACTCAAGCATGTTCTCGGTATCGACCACGTCATGGTTACGGTGCGCGATCTCGATGCGTCGGCCGCCGCCTGGAAGCGGCTGGGGTTCACGGTCTCGCCGCGCGGCACGCATTCGCCGCATCTCGGCTCCGGCAACTACACGATCATGTTCGGCGAGGATTATATCGAGCTGCTCGGCATTCTCACCGAGACCGAGCACAACAAGCCGATGCGGGATTTCCTCAAGACCCGCGAGGGTGTGGAGCGCGTCGCCTTCACGACCGACGATGCCGCCGCCGGCGTCGCCGAATTGCAGGCGCGCGGTATCGCCGCAGACGGACCGGTGCATTTCGGCCGACCGGTCGAATTGCCCGGCGGACGCGTCGGCGAGGCCAAATTCAACGTCTTTCGCTGGCCGCTGGACGAGAATCCGGGCGGCCTGCGGATTTTCGCGTGCCAGCACCTGACGCGCGAGACGGTCTGGGTGCCGGAGTGGCAGAGCCACGCCAATGGCGCGACCCGCATCCGGCGGGTTGAAGTTCTCACCGCCGACCCCAAGGCGGCAGCCGCGCATCTGAGCCGGCTGATCGACGAACCGGCCTCCGAAGTCGAGGGCGGCTGGCAGGTGCCCTCCGGCGGCAAACGCGCCGATGTGCTCTTCTCCGAAGCTGCCGCATTCGCCCGGCGCTACCCGCAAGCGGCGCGCACTGGGACCCCGCCCGAGGGGCTGGCTTCGGTCGTGCTGGAAAGCGCCGATGTCGAACTTACAAAGGCTGCGCTCGGCGCAGAGGCGCTCGCCCATGACGGCGCCGTCAGCGTGCCGGCGAGCGCCGCCAACGGCATCGTCGTGAGTTTCGTACCACAATAG
- a CDS encoding NAD(P)/FAD-dependent oxidoreductase, producing the protein MTASSSVIWPPSLWAATAQPGPVLAALDGDVTTDVVVIGAGFTGLSTAIHLRESGVGVVVLEAAEPGWGASGRNNGQVIPTLAGHDPSAMVKRHGAAGERFNAVLRDSAQYLFDLIGKYDIPAEAEQAGWVQPVHSPGRFKLAEKRVREWSAIGAPVALLDRAATAEMLGSQAWFGGFWNPTGGHINPLALTRGLAEVALKLGAVIHARSPAIAMAHENGRWRVKTARGSVTARALVLATNAYTGEFESDLAPEIANEVIPVLSWQMATKPLSDTIAKTVIPGRQAMSDTHRELYFARWDAHNRLVTGGAAVFPGAGGANLRPAVAERLKRLWPQLGDVEFDYVWSGYVGMTPDNLLTPQVPGFPRIHRLGPDGFGWVGCNGRAVALSISLGRELARATQGVAIETLGLPLSEPKSQPFRSLVRRIAPLALPLYRRLDAAEI; encoded by the coding sequence ATGACAGCCTCCTCTTCCGTCATCTGGCCGCCCTCGCTTTGGGCCGCAACCGCCCAGCCCGGCCCGGTCCTCGCCGCGCTGGACGGGGATGTCACCACTGATGTCGTGGTGATCGGAGCGGGCTTCACCGGCCTCTCGACCGCGATCCATCTGCGCGAGAGCGGGGTTGGCGTCGTGGTGCTGGAAGCTGCCGAGCCCGGCTGGGGCGCTTCGGGGCGCAATAATGGCCAGGTCATCCCGACGCTCGCCGGCCATGATCCTTCCGCCATGGTCAAGCGTCATGGCGCGGCGGGCGAACGCTTCAACGCGGTGCTGCGCGACAGCGCCCAGTATCTGTTCGACCTCATCGGCAAATACGATATCCCCGCCGAGGCCGAGCAGGCCGGCTGGGTCCAGCCGGTGCATTCGCCGGGCCGGTTCAAGCTCGCCGAGAAACGGGTCAGGGAGTGGTCTGCGATCGGAGCGCCGGTCGCGCTTCTGGATCGCGCCGCGACTGCCGAGATGCTGGGCTCGCAGGCCTGGTTCGGCGGCTTCTGGAACCCGACCGGCGGCCATATCAACCCGCTCGCACTCACCCGTGGCCTCGCCGAGGTTGCGCTCAAGCTCGGCGCGGTCATCCATGCCCGCTCGCCCGCGATCGCGATGGCGCATGAGAACGGCCGCTGGCGCGTGAAGACCGCGCGGGGCTCCGTCACGGCGCGCGCGCTGGTGCTGGCGACCAATGCCTATACCGGCGAGTTCGAGTCAGACCTCGCGCCCGAGATCGCCAATGAGGTCATCCCCGTCCTGTCCTGGCAGATGGCGACGAAGCCGCTCAGCGACACCATCGCCAAGACCGTCATCCCAGGCCGGCAAGCGATGTCGGACACTCATCGCGAGCTCTATTTCGCGCGTTGGGACGCCCACAATCGCCTGGTCACCGGTGGCGCCGCGGTCTTCCCCGGAGCAGGCGGCGCCAATCTGCGTCCGGCTGTGGCGGAGCGCCTGAAGCGCCTCTGGCCGCAGCTCGGCGATGTCGAGTTCGACTATGTCTGGTCGGGCTATGTCGGCATGACGCCGGATAATCTGTTGACGCCGCAGGTGCCGGGTTTTCCGCGCATCCATCGCCTGGGGCCGGACGGCTTCGGCTGGGTCGGCTGCAATGGCCGGGCGGTGGCGCTGTCGATCTCGCTTGGGCGCGAGCTCGCCCGGGCGACGCAAGGCGTGGCGATCGAGACGCTAGGCCTGCCGCTGTCGGAGCCAAAATCCCAGCCCTTCCGCAGTCTCGTGCGCCGGATCGCACCGCTCGCACTGCCGCTCTATCGGCGGCTGGATGCGGCCGAGATCTGA
- a CDS encoding polysaccharide deacetylase family protein gives MSERDLLGYGGVWPDFTWPNGARLAVSVVVNFEEGAELQVGDGDPRSETMGEVISVVPPGKRDQGQEQIFGYGTRAGLWRMLAALDESAIRSTFLFCGRAVERLPELAKTIVARGHEPAVHGWRWRPHADYDDPEREAADIERCVEAIISATGQRPLGFFCRGGESPWTRELLAQRGFLYTSNGFDDDLPYWDRSPASGPLLVVPYALDSNDMKFFHPNGFVRAREMVDYVEDALGVLEDEAARGLPRLLNIGFHLRIVGRPARFAAFRDILRLLAGRRETIWIATRAEIAHAFSAAVPPLPR, from the coding sequence ATGAGCGAACGCGATCTTCTTGGCTATGGCGGCGTCTGGCCCGATTTCACCTGGCCCAACGGTGCGCGATTGGCTGTCTCCGTCGTGGTCAATTTCGAGGAAGGCGCCGAACTCCAGGTCGGTGACGGCGATCCGCGCTCGGAAACCATGGGCGAGGTGATCAGCGTCGTGCCGCCCGGCAAGCGTGACCAGGGGCAGGAGCAGATCTTCGGCTACGGCACGCGCGCCGGGCTCTGGCGCATGCTCGCTGCGCTCGACGAAAGCGCGATCCGATCGACCTTCCTGTTCTGCGGCCGCGCGGTCGAGCGCCTGCCAGAGCTGGCGAAGACAATCGTCGCGCGCGGCCATGAGCCGGCCGTCCATGGCTGGCGCTGGCGGCCGCATGCCGATTACGACGATCCCGAACGCGAAGCCGCCGATATCGAGCGCTGCGTCGAGGCGATCATATCCGCGACCGGGCAGCGGCCGCTGGGCTTCTTCTGCAGGGGCGGCGAAAGCCCGTGGACGCGCGAATTGCTGGCGCAGCGCGGCTTCCTCTACACCTCGAACGGCTTCGACGACGATTTGCCTTACTGGGATCGCTCGCCGGCGAGCGGCCCGCTGCTGGTCGTGCCTTATGCGCTCGACAGCAACGACATGAAGTTCTTCCACCCCAACGGCTTCGTCCGCGCCCGCGAGATGGTCGACTATGTCGAGGATGCGCTCGGCGTTCTGGAAGATGAGGCGGCGCGTGGCCTGCCGCGGCTGCTGAACATCGGCTTCCACTTGCGCATCGTCGGGCGTCCGGCGCGCTTCGCCGCCTTCCGCGACATTCTGCGCCTGCTGGCCGGACGGCGCGAGACAATCTGGATCGCGACCCGCGCGGAGATCGCCCACGCCTTCAGCGCGGCGGTGCCCCCGCTGCCACGCTGA
- a CDS encoding peptidase, with amino-acid sequence MPTPDLIVALGDTHYRVERPFGSWPQNTGFVTDVTVDSRGHVFVMLRHDPLVHPNDPRVIELAPDGTYLGGWGGDLIADSHMLTADAAGRILCVDRDMHEIIICSAKGERISGLGQRGQPLAPFNHPTDIHVSAWGEIYVADGYAASRVHRFSAYGVHIQSWGEHGDGDGQFGWPHAIWTHTDGRVLVVDRTHDRVQIFDRNGNHLGNWTHFRDPVAIWGDEDGNSYVTDTQPTLQKIGPRGEKLGRCRPFLNGAHGIFGTPEGDILLAESSPSRLTRLRRL; translated from the coding sequence TTGCCCACCCCTGATCTGATCGTCGCGCTCGGCGACACGCACTACCGCGTCGAACGGCCCTTCGGCTCCTGGCCGCAGAACACCGGCTTCGTCACCGATGTCACGGTCGATTCCCGAGGCCATGTCTTCGTGATGCTGCGGCACGACCCGCTGGTGCACCCCAATGATCCCCGCGTGATCGAGCTGGCACCCGACGGGACCTATCTCGGTGGCTGGGGCGGCGATCTGATCGCGGATTCCCATATGCTGACGGCGGATGCCGCCGGGCGCATCCTCTGCGTCGATCGCGATATGCACGAGATCATCATCTGCTCGGCCAAGGGCGAGCGGATCAGCGGGTTGGGCCAACGCGGCCAGCCGCTCGCGCCCTTCAACCACCCCACCGACATCCATGTCTCGGCCTGGGGCGAGATCTATGTCGCGGACGGCTATGCGGCGAGCCGGGTGCATCGCTTCTCGGCCTATGGCGTTCATATCCAGAGCTGGGGCGAGCATGGCGACGGTGACGGGCAGTTCGGCTGGCCGCACGCGATCTGGACGCATACTGACGGTCGCGTTCTGGTCGTCGACCGTACGCATGACCGCGTCCAGATCTTCGACCGTAACGGCAACCATCTCGGGAACTGGACCCATTTCCGCGACCCCGTCGCGATCTGGGGCGACGAGGACGGCAATAGCTATGTGACCGATACCCAGCCGACCCTTCAGAAAATCGGCCCCAGGGGCGAGAAGCTCGGCCGCTGCCGCCCGTTCCTGAACGGCGCGCATGGCATCTTCGGCACACCCGAGGGCGATATCCTGCTCGCCGAGAGCAGCCCCAGCCGGCTCACCCGGCTGCGGCGGCTTTGA
- a CDS encoding polysaccharide deacetylase family protein, with amino-acid sequence MTYDRDLIGYGANPPDPKWPGGARIAINFVMNYEEGSEPSMQDGEGYTETALTESSSLSMAVKGRDLAGEGMFAYGSRVGFWRLMRLFQERGLPMTVFGCALAIERNPEAAAAIRASGFDVCCHGWRWIKHYELSEEEEREHIAKAIASLEATVGERPLGWYCRYGPSVNTRRLVVEDGGFLYDSDAYDDELPYWKVVGSKPHLVVPYSLANNDGKFGSGYFATASDYFDWHKDAFDMLYAEGKTQPKMMSVGLHMRLIGHPARAAGLARFLDYVQGHEDVWVTGRLDIAKHWVKTHPFQGA; translated from the coding sequence TTGACCTATGACCGCGACCTGATCGGCTACGGTGCCAACCCTCCCGACCCGAAATGGCCGGGCGGCGCGCGCATCGCCATCAATTTCGTGATGAATTACGAGGAGGGCTCGGAGCCCTCGATGCAGGACGGCGAGGGCTATACCGAGACCGCGCTGACTGAATCGAGCAGCCTCAGCATGGCGGTGAAGGGGCGCGATCTCGCCGGCGAGGGCATGTTCGCCTATGGCAGCCGCGTCGGCTTCTGGCGCTTGATGCGGCTCTTCCAGGAGCGCGGCCTGCCGATGACCGTGTTCGGCTGCGCGCTCGCGATCGAGCGCAACCCGGAGGCCGCAGCCGCGATCAGGGCCTCGGGCTTCGACGTCTGCTGCCATGGCTGGCGCTGGATCAAGCATTACGAACTCAGCGAGGAGGAGGAGCGCGAGCATATCGCCAAGGCGATCGCCTCGCTCGAAGCCACGGTCGGCGAGCGCCCGCTCGGCTGGTATTGCCGCTATGGGCCGAGCGTGAACACGCGCAGGCTCGTGGTCGAGGACGGGGGTTTCCTCTACGATTCCGACGCCTATGACGACGAATTGCCCTATTGGAAGGTCGTCGGCAGCAAGCCACATCTCGTCGTGCCCTATTCGCTCGCCAATAATGACGGTAAGTTCGGCTCGGGCTACTTCGCGACCGCGTCCGACTATTTCGACTGGCACAAGGACGCTTTCGACATGCTCTATGCCGAGGGCAAGACGCAGCCCAAGATGATGTCGGTGGGCCTGCATATGCGCCTGATCGGCCATCCGGCCCGGGCAGCGGGGCTCGCGCGCTTCCTCGACTATGTCCAGGGCCATGAAGACGTCTGGGTCACCGGCCGTCTCGACATTGCCAAGCATTGGGTGAAGACGCATCCTTTCCAAGGCGCGTGA
- a CDS encoding ABC transporter permease — protein sequence MQRSTFSDVTYAWAIGLLAGLGVLILIGPVLIVIATSFTTSQTLRFPPPELSLRWYRDLFDPVRSAQIHSAALNSVWVAGTATIIGAVMSVLAALAITRVARPSARILEASFLSPLILPTLSYGLAALMFFSVIGIRPSLNLLIAGHLVVIAPFIFRTTLASLTQLDPALLEASANLGASRFFGFRRITLPLIAPGIAAGCFLAFISSMDNVPVSLFLSNARTGMLPIRMWGMMESTLDVRIAAIAGVLILATLILMIVMDRLTGLTKRISG from the coding sequence ATGCAGCGCTCGACCTTCAGCGACGTCACCTATGCATGGGCCATCGGCCTGCTCGCCGGCTTAGGCGTCCTGATCCTGATCGGGCCGGTGCTGATCGTGATCGCGACCTCCTTCACCACCTCGCAGACGCTGCGCTTCCCGCCGCCCGAGCTCTCGCTGCGCTGGTATCGCGATCTGTTCGATCCCGTGCGCTCGGCGCAGATCCACAGCGCCGCGCTGAACAGCGTCTGGGTGGCGGGAACAGCGACCATCATCGGGGCGGTGATGTCGGTGCTGGCGGCCTTGGCGATCACGCGGGTCGCGCGGCCCTCGGCGCGCATCCTGGAGGCGAGCTTCCTCTCGCCATTGATCCTGCCGACGCTGTCCTATGGGCTGGCTGCCTTGATGTTCTTCTCGGTCATCGGCATCAGGCCCTCGCTCAACCTCCTGATCGCCGGCCATCTCGTGGTGATCGCGCCCTTCATCTTCCGGACCACGCTGGCGAGCCTGACGCAGCTTGACCCCGCCTTGCTGGAAGCCTCAGCCAATCTCGGCGCCAGCCGGTTCTTCGGCTTCCGTCGCATCACCTTGCCGCTGATCGCGCCCGGCATAGCGGCCGGCTGCTTCCTCGCCTTCATCTCCTCGATGGACAACGTGCCGGTCTCGCTCTTCCTGTCGAACGCGCGCACCGGCATGCTGCCGATCCGGATGTGGGGCATGATGGAATCGACGCTGGACGTGCGCATCGCCGCGATCGCCGGCGTCCTGATCCTGGCGACGCTGATCCTGATGATCGTGATGGACCGCTTGACCGGGCTGACGAAGCGCATCAGCGGATGA